In Oncorhynchus gorbuscha isolate QuinsamMale2020 ecotype Even-year linkage group LG26, OgorEven_v1.0, whole genome shotgun sequence, the DNA window TGAACAAGCCGCacttctccaggccatggatgacgcatgcaatgacatcacggcagaccagtgtcaggcctggattcgccATGCCCaaagattcttcccaagatgtttggctaatgaaaacatctattgtgatgtggatgagaacctgtggccaaatccacaagaAAGGTTTTGAgggaaatatagaagtacagAAATCGATCCATTGTTTagctttttacagtaagccaggtgaggaacccTCCAGTTGACCTTTaactgttttttctttttttgttgctAATTATTTTcgctttgattcaaagaaacctatgttgtgattttattgtatttcatcaataaatgtcatattttgttcaatgattccactgtgtctgtagtattctctctactagttattttacagtgatgtatttacgtgtagtagcataatgaaacatgtatcacatattttgtactacaatatttaatgattgtacgaacaacgacacagtgaaactatcggtatcttgtgtgtgtgtgatctaaatgaatgttccCATGGCATTTCATGATAAATGAGTTATTTGAATcaatgattctgcaagtgcaaggtttctttaaagatatgaatgcacaatgcaatgttttgaacattggacagcctgtaTTACAAGTGATGACCattttgagttttgtgtctagagttttgaaaaatgaccacaaggttctgaaatgagtgccaaagtgattgttaaAAACTGTAAAGTGTTGATGAAGGTTGAAATGTAGCATTTTTAACCTAATATTCATTAGTGACCATACTTGTGACCAGCATcataccagtgtctacatatTTGAAAATGGCGTGTTTCTATAATATGTGGTTAAAAAGGTAAAGaaatgcttctctgtgacatcacagggtaggATTAAAAGTAGGAAAAACATATTTTCTAAACCTGCAACTAGTTTCTAGCCAGAGGGACGGGTATTTTCTTGCTCACCACATCACCCGAAACCCATAGTGTTTGACAATCACTAtctttaaactgtttaactttTGATGATGTCATCGGCTAGaactttatatatttttatacaaAATGTAGAAATGCACCATTTTCATGTAGACACTGGTATTGTGCAGGAGACAATGAAAATGGCCCTTTAAAGCCCTTACTTACACTACTAACCTATCTTTGTAAAGCTTAATTAGATGTATTTTTCCCACCAGGTCACTAGTCGCTGCGCGTTCTGTGTTGTTGAGTCGTTTATAGCTTTGACTTGATTAATAATTTACAATAGTCCTCTCTGAGCTCCAGTGTCAATTCCTCACACGTTCTGTTGTGCTCCTCGCCCAGTTTCCTGTGAATTAGAACATCCACGTTGATACAGATAGGGGACTTTCGGGACTGTCGCCTTATGTTTCATAACGTATAAATAAATAGATTAAACATTTCAGCAAGTGGGAATACTTTGAGCGTCCGAATGTCTGGACAAAACATCGACCAGTTGCATCGCTCTACTTTGGGCATATATGCGGTGAGTGAGATTGGTTTGAACTCTTGGCAATTTTAGCATGGCCCTAGATATAAACTTACAGTTTTTTTGGATTGCTTACACACTAaaattaaaagtagtacactattagcaaaaccttacactcaagaagcaaaacatcagcccatatttgcacaactataagcacattgtcaacctcacacttgttgcaaaactctacacacagtgatttgcaaaacactaaacacacttaacatacattacatacaaAAATCTATCATGAAGTCACGTCCTTGCAATACCAAAGCGCTGACTGTCAAATTACCACACCCTCCAACCAATTGGTTCAACACAGTCATCAGGTGTGCAAACACTCGTTTGCTTAATTGTAGACACACCAATCAGGTGTATGAGCACTataaaaagcagcaggtgagttcatcggtcttcaagcacaatggaaagagtcagagaaagagtaagacgaggaggacgaagaggaagaggatgatgaggaggaggatgaggatgaggaagaggtggAAGACAAGAAGGTGCTCAAAGACGACCGACTCTGACAAATGAGATCCGCGCAACACTGGTTGACCACGTTGTCAACCACGGCCtgacgctgagggaggctggactgcgaGTACAGCCAAATCTAAGCCGATATACAGTGGCAAATGTGACTAGAACATTTAGActggaaaataggtattgtaaaaatatcatcatatcaaaaacatctgcacattttcagtaactgcttacagtacagtattctatgcactatcagcatttctgttaccttttcctgtgaaattactgtactattgtatactgttttttttctacataggattgagggtcagggacgacaagggggaaggcctcctatgttcacagaacagcaagagagggagatagtaaaCATGGTTTTGACCAACAATGCTATAACACTCAAGTAGCTCCAAGCTAACATTGTCAATATTTCAACGATATCCATCAGGTCTCAACTTCAACACTGGCACGCACCCGAAAAAAATACATATTCAAATGAAGCAAATTTATCGAGTGCCTTTCGAGCGAAATTCAGAAAGGGTGAAACGACTGCGGCATGATTATGCAGAGGTATGtattcactttagcagtgtgatcttgcatactgtctcataatattttactgtaatatgtatactagatctacactgaactacacaattttgcctgacactgtttttcagagttttacgaatggatggagaggagatccagcatgagttcatttacgtagatgaggctgggttcaacctgacgagaacacgaaggaggggaagaaacatcattggccacagggctatagtcaatgtcccagggcaacgtgggggtaatataacactctgtgcAGCCATTACACAGAATGGGGTCCTCCACCGCCATGCCCATATGGGCCCTTACAACACAGCACTCATACTTACGTTCTTGAACCAATTGTACAACATAACAGCAGCAAATCAAATCGATCATATGCAATACATTGTTGTCTGGGACAATGTGTCTTTCCACCGCTCTGCTCTGGTTCAGAACTGGTTTCAGCAACATCCACATTTCACCGTCCTATAtcttccaccatactctccattcctcaaccctatagaagagTTTCTtggcatggcggtggaaggtatatgatctcCGTCTCCAGGCTGAGGTACCCCTCATCCAAGCCATGGAGGCATGTGACCAGATGGAGGTCGCAGCAATACAAGAATGGGTTCATCATTCAATACGTTTCTTTCCAAGGTGTcttgctaatgacaacattgcctgcgatgttgatgaaattctctggccagatccagctaggtgaagagacaatgtctagttgttgtttttttaaaactTACAATACGTAAAGTGACGTTTGGTTACAGTATTATGAATCTCCATGTCAACATTTTGGGCAGAAATAAATAAGTTTCTTCAGTCTGCAACAttggtcttgtgtagtgtttggtGAATTTACATTATATTTGTACTTTGTTGATAGTAGCCTACTCTAATCATAGGGAAGTAGAAGTGCTAAAAGGGTTTTAGGTTTATCACAGCAGAGTGTAACTCGTGCTAAGAGTATAGTAATGTGAAACGTGTGTGTTTCATATGGTAACAAAGTGTGGTTTTTAAAAAGAAGTGTATAGTTTTTACAAAAGTGTTTAATTTTGCAAAGGATCTGTGGTgttttgctaattgggtgtgtggttgtgctaattgtgtgtagtgttttgaaaatcGTGCTTGAGCAATAAAAAAAACTCAACTGAAGGCCTAACTTGCAATgcacatttgttgtttgtatgtatatactgttcaaTTTGGTGCACTATACTTGTGAGCAGTACTGTATTCTATGAATAAATACAATAtgacttatgaacagggtgtatCTATACAGCTAACTGTCCAAGATAAGCACCACGCCTTTCaatgtctcgtgtgtgtgtgtgtctctctctgtgtgtgtgtgtgttaacagagcCTGATGGATCAGTTCAACCCAAGTCTACAGAAGCTAGTGTCTTTGGGAAACCGCTACATGCAGGCTTTCCAAGGTGAGCATGAGAAAGGAAGTGAAACGGATGACCTTTGTGGCATGCATTTGAATGCGATGAAGTGTTCCAATAAAATAGAGTAAATGTGACGAGTCATTCTCAGCAGagtcatacatacagtatatgactCTGATTTCTACTAGAGGTCCTTCTCAGATCTATACGATGCTTCCACATCGTTGCTATTAAATCCCATCAATGAGAGATCCTTGGCCGTGCCCCTCCTGGAAATAAATGCAAATGTATTTTCATTTTGTCAGAGGTTTCCCTCGTAAAGTGCTGCCATATCACCTGGGAATATTTATTACCATGGACCTATAGGCCATAATATAACCTACACATGTTTCTATTGGTTGAGCTGCTGAATGTAAATATGTCTGTCCATTTATTGTTCTGTCTGCACCAGTCCTTTTCCACTCCAAAGCAATGAGATATGGAACATGTATATGTGATGGACCCAGCTATCTGAATGAATTATAGATTAATCTGTTGATGCATATTAAACAACCTTTCTGCAATTTTCTGCTTTCAGATGAATGTGTTCGTTGTGCCTTTACTGGCATGAGTCTAACTCTGGGATTGTCAGCTAAGTGAATCATATCAGCTGGATATGCAATTAAATTGCCTgcttgtttctgtgtgtgtgtgtgtttagccatCGCGATAACCAGTGAGGCTTACTTCAGCATCCTTGCTAAGATAGGGGAGCAGGCCTTCCACACCATGTCGTCTCGCTTGAT includes these proteins:
- the LOC124015173 gene encoding brain-specific angiogenesis inhibitor 1-associated protein 2-like protein 2 isoform X2, which codes for MSGQNIDQLHRSTLGIYASLMDQFNPSLQKLVSLGNRYMQAFQAIAITSEAYFSILAKIGEQAFHTMSSRLIGQQEAI